From one Kwoniella dejecticola CBS 10117 chromosome 2, complete sequence genomic stretch:
- a CDS encoding eukaryotic translation initiation factor 6, with product MAVRTQFENSTDIGVFSKLTNAYCLTALASSTNFYSVFESELSDVIPIVHTTIGGTRIVGRLTAGNRHGLLVPSTTTDQELQHLRNSLPPSVAIQRIEERLSALGNVIACNDYVALVHPDIDRETEEIIADTLKVEVFRQTVASNVLVGSYCALSNQGGLVHPKTSRSELDELSSLLQVPLVAGTVNRGSEVIGAGLVVNDWCAFTGLDTTATEISVIEATFRLQGQTSAAVINEMRDSLIDHYA from the exons ATGGCTGTCC GAACCCAATTCGAAAACTCCACTGATATTGGAGTATTCTCCAAACTCACCAATGC TTACTGTTTAACAGCCTTAGCTTCCTCTACCAACTTCTACTCGGTCTTCGAATCTGAGCTATCCGACGTCATCCCTATCGTCCACACTACGATAGGCGGAACACGTATTGTCGGTAGATTGACAGCTGGAAACAGACATGGACTATTGGTACCCTCAACAACGACCGATCAAGAATTACAACATCTTCGAAACTCCCTTCCCCCCTCAGTCGCTATCCAACGTATCGAGGAGCGTCTGTCTGCATTGGGAAACGTCATCGCATGTAACGACTACGTGGCGCTGGTCCACCCGGATATAGATCGAGAGACGGAAGAGATCATAGCGGATACATTAAAGGTAGAGGTTTTCAGACAGACTGTAGCTAGTAATGTCTTGGTGGGGAGTTATTGTGCTTTGTCGAATCAA GGAGGTCTTGTTCACCCTAAAACATCCCGATCAGAGCTCGACGAAttatcatcccttcttcaagTACCGTTAGTCGCAGGAACCGTCAACCGAGGCTCGGAAGTCATCGGAGCAGGTTTAGTAGTCAACGACTGGTGTGCTTTCACCGGTTTGGACACTACTGCTACTGAAATCAGTGTGATCGAAGCTACTTTCC GTCTCCAAGGTCAAACTTCGGCTGCTGTCATCAATGAAATGCGTGATTCGCTCATCGACCATTACGCATAA